DNA sequence from the Chitinivorax tropicus genome:
GCTTTGCGACAAGCGCACGATTGCTGCGACATCCAGAATCAGCGCCACCCGACCATCTCCCATGATGGTTGCCCCAGATACGCCAGGTACTCGTCGATAATTGGTTTCCAGGCTCTTGATCACCACCTGATGCTGCCCCAACAAGGCATCCACCTGTAGCGTGATCTTCACACCGTCAGCTTCCACCACGATCAGCAGTGCGTCCTGTGGCCGCTGATATTTTGGTTCCACGTGAAACACTTCATGCAGGCAGACCAACGGCAGGTATTCATTCCTGACATTGAGCACCCGCCCTTTGCCCGCCATGGTGCGGATATCTTCGGGCTTGGGCTGGAGTGATTCGACGATAAACCCAATCGGCAAGATGTAGACTTCGTCACCGACCGCCACCGACATGCCATCCAAGATGGCCAAAGTCAGTGGCAGCCGGATGGTGATGCTGGAGCCCCTACCCGCTGTGGAACTGATGTCGATGCGACCGCCCATGCTTTCCACATTGCGTTTGACGACATCCATGCCTACTCCACGGCCAGAAATATCTGTCACCTGATCGGCTGTGGAAAAGCCAGGTGCAAAGATCAGTAGCCAGACATCGTTGTCACTCATGCCATCGTGGACAGGCAGGTTCTTTTCCTTTGCCTTGGCCAGAATCTTGTCACGCCTCAAACCTTGTCCATCATCTGTTACCGAGATGACCACATTGCCGCCCTGATGGGCTGCAGACAGTGTGATGGTCCCTTTCTCGGCCTTGCCATTGGCCCGCCGGACATCTGGCAATTCGATCCCATGATCCACACTATTGCGCACCAAATGTGTCAATGGGTCAGCCACACGCTCGATCAGCCCCTTGTCCAGTTCGGTGCCCTCTCCGATCAGTTTCAATTCAACCTGCTTGCCCAGCTTGCCTGCCGTGTCCCGCACCATGCGTGGAAAACGGCTGAATACAAAACTCATCGGCAGCATTCGGATCGACATGACTGCTTCCTGCAGGTCACGCAGATTGCGCTCCAGCAGCGCCAGCGCCCCTTGCATTTCCTCGGAAACAGTCAAGCCACAGGTATCTGCCGTCTGTGCCAACATGGCTTGGGTGATGACCAATTCACCCGTCAGGTCGATCAGCTGATCCACCTTCTCTACGCTGACGCGGATGGAGGACTCAGCACTGGCTTGTTTGCTGGCAGCCGCTGCAGGTGCAGCGGCCTTGGGCTGGGCCGCTGGCACGGCAGCAGCAGGTGCAGGGCTTGGCTCGATCGGCGCGAATAGGCCAAAGCCTTCTTCCTCATGCAATACAGGCGTCTTGGCTGGGGTGCCATCGGCGGGCAGAAACAGCCCAAAGCCTTCCTCTTCATAGGCAACATGGGTTTCTTGTGTATCTGACTGCGACTTGACCGGGCTGCCAGGGCCATCCACATACAGACCATAGCCCTCGCCTTCTTCGACCGGAACAGGCTCATCAGGTGAATCTGCCGGAACCCCTGGGCTATTCATAAACAGGCCGTAGCCTTCTGCCTCGACAGCGATGGGTGCGCCATCCAGGTCTGCTGATATATCTTCCAGTGAAATCCGCTCTGGTGGGCTCAGAAACTCCAGAAACTCATAGAGCTCTTCCCGGGCCAAGCTGCTGTTGAGCTCAACGACCGATGCCTCAGGGGAAAAATGCGCCGATAACAAGGTGCCATAATTGGGCGCTTGCTCCTCCAGCACCTCGAAAGAGTGTTTTTCCAGAGATTGGATGGAGATACGGTAGCGACGCTCCAGCCCTTGCGTAACCAAGCTTGGGGCGCTTGTCTTGGCTGGTGTACTGGGTTGGGCACCCGTTGGGGACGAGCCATCCAGGGCGTGCAATTCCGCGCAGATCGCCTGCTGGGACGCCACCTCCGGCTCACCACCCACTCGAT
Encoded proteins:
- a CDS encoding chemotaxis protein CheW; translation: MSIDLSQFHQVFFEESAEHLDTMEQQLVSIDLSNPTAEELNSIFRAAHSIKGGSGTFGFKDLADVTHILENQLDRIRHGKVQLTALMVDVFLKAIDVLRHMLETHRVGGEPEVASQQAICAELHALDGSSPTGAQPSTPAKTSAPSLVTQGLERRYRISIQSLEKHSFEVLEEQAPNYGTLLSAHFSPEASVVELNSSLAREELYEFLEFLSPPERISLEDISADLDGAPIAVEAEGYGLFMNSPGVPADSPDEPVPVEEGEGYGLYVDGPGSPVKSQSDTQETHVAYEEEGFGLFLPADGTPAKTPVLHEEEGFGLFAPIEPSPAPAAAVPAAQPKAAAPAAAASKQASAESSIRVSVEKVDQLIDLTGELVITQAMLAQTADTCGLTVSEEMQGALALLERNLRDLQEAVMSIRMLPMSFVFSRFPRMVRDTAGKLGKQVELKLIGEGTELDKGLIERVADPLTHLVRNSVDHGIELPDVRRANGKAEKGTITLSAAHQGGNVVISVTDDGQGLRRDKILAKAKEKNLPVHDGMSDNDVWLLIFAPGFSTADQVTDISGRGVGMDVVKRNVESMGGRIDISSTAGRGSSITIRLPLTLAILDGMSVAVGDEVYILPIGFIVESLQPKPEDIRTMAGKGRVLNVRNEYLPLVCLHEVFHVEPKYQRPQDALLIVVEADGVKITLQVDALLGQHQVVIKSLETNYRRVPGVSGATIMGDGRVALILDVAAIVRLSQS